A stretch of the Streptomyces sp. WMMB303 genome encodes the following:
- a CDS encoding acyl-CoA carboxylase subunit epsilon, with protein MTTESVETAPRGAAEGNAGDEPSIRVVRGNPTPEELAAALAVVRVRAGAVPAEAPRRAVPSAWSDPARTVPGPPPAPGPEAWRRTFWAG; from the coding sequence ATGACGACGGAGTCCGTCGAGACCGCCCCGCGGGGCGCAGCCGAGGGCAACGCCGGGGACGAGCCGTCCATCCGGGTGGTCCGGGGCAACCCCACTCCCGAGGAGTTGGCGGCGGCGCTGGCGGTGGTGCGGGTGCGGGCCGGCGCCGTGCCGGCCGAGGCGCCGCGGCGGGCGGTGCCCAGCGCCTGGTCCGACCCGGCCCGTACGGTGCCCGGCCCGCCGCCGGCTCCGGGGCCGGAGGCCTGGCGCCGCACCTTCTGGGCCGGCTGA
- a CDS encoding nucleoside triphosphate pyrophosphatase yields MARMNSPRLVLASASPARLALLRQAGMAPEVVVSGVDEDALDAPTPSELARVLAEAKAAAVAARAEAAEALVVGCDSVLELDGLPLGKPADAAEATARWRDMRGRSGVLHTGHCVVDTRAAAEGARRSVTTSTTVHFGRPSDAEVAAYVGSGEPLHVAGAFTLDGRSGPFVDGIEGDHGNVLGLSLPTLRRLLGELGVAVTDLWAPR; encoded by the coding sequence ATGGCCCGCATGAACTCACCGCGTCTTGTGCTGGCCTCCGCCTCCCCCGCCCGTCTCGCGCTGCTGCGGCAGGCCGGGATGGCGCCCGAGGTGGTCGTCAGCGGGGTGGACGAGGACGCGCTCGACGCGCCGACGCCCTCCGAACTGGCCCGGGTGCTGGCCGAGGCCAAGGCCGCGGCGGTCGCCGCGCGGGCCGAGGCCGCCGAGGCGCTGGTCGTCGGCTGCGACTCGGTGCTGGAGCTGGACGGGCTGCCGCTGGGCAAGCCCGCCGACGCGGCGGAGGCGACGGCCCGCTGGCGGGACATGCGCGGCCGCTCCGGGGTGCTGCACACCGGGCACTGCGTCGTGGACACCCGCGCGGCCGCGGAGGGCGCGCGCCGCTCGGTGACGACCTCGACGACGGTGCACTTCGGGCGGCCCTCCGACGCGGAGGTCGCGGCCTACGTCGGCAGCGGCGAACCGCTCCACGTGGCGGGCGCGTTCACGCTCGACGGCCGCTCCGGGCCGTTCGTGGACGGTATCGAGGGCGACCACGGCAATGTGCTCGGGCTCTCCCTGCCCACGCTGCGCAGGCTGTTGGGCGAGCTGGGCGTCGCCGTCACGGACCTGTGGGCTCCGCGCTGA
- a CDS encoding biotin carboxylase N-terminal domain-containing protein — translation MRKVLIANRGEIAVRVARACRDAGIASVAVYAEPDRDALHVRVADEAFALGGDTPAASYLDVSKVLKAAADSGADAVHPGYGFLSENAEFAQAVLDAGLNWIGPPPQAIRDLGDKVAARHIAQRAGAPLVAGTKDPVSGAEEVVAFAEEHGLPIAIKAAFGGGGRGLKVARTLEEVPELYDSAVREAVAAFGRGECFVERYLDRPRHVETQCLADKHGNVVVVSTRDCSLQRRHQKLVEEAPAPYLTDEQNAELYRASKAILREAGYEGAGTCEFLVGQDGTISFLEVNTRLQVEHPVTEEVTGIDLVREMFRIADGEKLGYDDPPLRGHSFEFRINGEDPGRNFLPAPGTVTTFAPPSGPGVRLDAGVESGSVIGPAWDSLLAKLIVSGATRQQALQRAARALDEFEVTGMATALPFHRTVVRDAAFAPEVSGREGEPFDVHTRWIETEFVNDLKPFSAPAPGEAEEDDAAGRETVVVEVGGKRLEVSLPSSLGMPLARAAVEGGARKPRRKAAKKSGTAVSGDALASPMQGTIVKVAVEEGQQVEEGELVIVLEAMKMEQPLNAHRAGTVKDLNAEIGAAVTAGGVICEIKD, via the coding sequence GTGCGCAAGGTGCTCATCGCCAACCGCGGCGAAATCGCCGTCCGCGTCGCCCGCGCGTGCCGGGATGCGGGAATCGCGAGTGTCGCCGTCTATGCCGAGCCGGACCGGGACGCGCTGCACGTCCGCGTGGCCGACGAGGCATTCGCCCTGGGCGGTGACACCCCGGCGGCGAGCTATCTGGATGTCAGCAAAGTACTGAAAGCGGCCGCCGACTCGGGAGCCGACGCCGTCCACCCCGGCTACGGATTCCTCTCCGAGAACGCCGAGTTCGCGCAGGCGGTGCTCGACGCGGGCCTCAACTGGATCGGCCCGCCCCCGCAGGCCATCCGCGATCTGGGCGACAAGGTCGCCGCGCGGCACATCGCGCAGCGCGCGGGCGCCCCGCTGGTCGCGGGCACCAAGGACCCGGTCTCCGGCGCGGAGGAGGTCGTCGCCTTCGCCGAGGAGCACGGCCTGCCCATCGCCATCAAGGCCGCCTTCGGCGGCGGCGGGCGCGGGCTGAAGGTGGCCCGCACCCTGGAGGAGGTCCCCGAGCTGTACGACTCGGCGGTCCGCGAGGCCGTGGCCGCCTTCGGCCGCGGCGAGTGCTTCGTGGAGCGCTATCTGGACCGGCCCCGGCACGTGGAGACGCAGTGCCTGGCCGACAAGCACGGCAACGTGGTGGTCGTCTCCACCCGCGACTGCTCTCTCCAGCGCCGCCACCAGAAGCTCGTCGAGGAGGCCCCGGCCCCGTATCTGACGGACGAGCAGAACGCCGAGCTGTACCGCGCGTCCAAGGCCATCCTCCGCGAGGCGGGCTACGAGGGCGCGGGCACCTGCGAGTTCCTCGTCGGCCAGGACGGCACGATCTCCTTCCTGGAGGTCAACACCCGCCTCCAGGTGGAGCACCCGGTCACCGAGGAGGTCACCGGGATCGACCTGGTCCGCGAGATGTTCCGGATCGCCGACGGCGAGAAGCTGGGGTACGACGACCCGCCGCTGCGCGGTCACTCCTTCGAGTTCCGGATCAACGGCGAGGACCCGGGCCGCAACTTCCTTCCGGCGCCCGGCACCGTCACCACGTTCGCGCCGCCCAGCGGTCCCGGCGTACGGCTGGACGCGGGCGTCGAGTCCGGCTCGGTGATCGGTCCGGCGTGGGACTCGCTGCTCGCCAAGCTGATCGTCTCCGGCGCCACCCGGCAGCAGGCGCTCCAGCGCGCGGCCCGTGCGCTGGACGAGTTCGAGGTCACCGGCATGGCCACCGCACTGCCCTTTCACCGCACGGTGGTCCGGGACGCGGCGTTCGCGCCCGAGGTGAGCGGCCGCGAGGGTGAGCCGTTCGACGTCCACACCCGGTGGATCGAGACGGAGTTCGTCAACGACCTCAAGCCGTTCTCGGCGCCCGCCCCCGGCGAGGCCGAGGAGGACGACGCCGCGGGGCGCGAGACCGTCGTCGTCGAGGTCGGCGGCAAGCGGCTGGAGGTCTCCCTGCCCTCCTCGCTGGGCATGCCGCTGGCGCGGGCCGCGGTCGAGGGCGGTGCCCGCAAGCCGCGGCGCAAGGCCGCCAAGAAGTCCGGCACCGCCGTCTCCGGCGACGCGCTCGCCTCCCCCATGCAGGGCACCATCGTCAAGGTGGCCGTGGAGGAGGGCCAGCAGGTCGAGGAGGGCGAGCTCGTCATCGTCCTGGAGGCGATGAAGATGGAGCAGCCGCTGAACGCGCACCGCGCCGGTACCGTCAAGGACCTCAACGCGGAGATCGGTGCCGCGGTCACCGCGGGCGGCGTCATCTGCGAGATCAAGGACTGA
- a CDS encoding DeoR/GlpR family DNA-binding transcription regulator produces MVRANGAVSLRELARVVQTSEVTVRRDVRALEAEGLLDRRHGGAVLPGGFTRESGFPQKSHLSTAEKTAIADLAAGLVSEGEAVVVGAGTTTQELARRLARVPGLTVVTNSLLVAQALAHANRVEVVMTGGTLRGSNYALVGSGAEQSLQGLRVSRAFLSGSGLTAERGLSTSNMLSASVDRALVQAAGEVVVLADHTKLGADTMFQTVPTDVITRLVTDEPPPHDDRAETELQALADRGVQVAVAGTPSAGPERGRPEVPMPTPRRAAPQGGNHSGGHPGNHNHPGPSAGAPGGPPPGHLRSAPAAAAPPRVADMAPRRR; encoded by the coding sequence ATGGTGCGAGCGAACGGAGCAGTCTCGCTCCGTGAGCTGGCCCGCGTAGTCCAGACCTCCGAGGTGACCGTGCGCCGTGACGTACGGGCGCTGGAGGCCGAAGGGCTCCTCGACCGCCGTCACGGCGGAGCCGTGCTGCCGGGAGGCTTCACCCGGGAATCCGGCTTCCCCCAGAAATCCCACCTGTCCACCGCGGAGAAGACGGCGATCGCCGATCTGGCCGCGGGCCTCGTCTCGGAGGGCGAGGCCGTCGTCGTCGGAGCCGGGACGACGACGCAGGAGCTGGCGCGCCGGCTCGCGAGAGTGCCCGGCCTGACGGTGGTCACCAACTCGCTGCTGGTGGCCCAGGCGCTCGCGCACGCCAACCGGGTGGAGGTGGTGATGACCGGAGGCACCCTGCGCGGCTCCAACTACGCGCTGGTCGGCAGCGGTGCCGAGCAGTCCCTGCAGGGGCTGCGGGTCTCCCGGGCCTTCCTGTCCGGCAGTGGGCTGACCGCCGAGCGCGGGCTGTCCACCTCCAACATGCTCTCCGCGAGCGTGGACCGGGCCCTGGTGCAGGCGGCCGGGGAGGTGGTGGTGCTGGCCGACCACACCAAGCTGGGTGCCGACACGATGTTCCAGACGGTGCCCACCGACGTGATCACCCGGCTGGTGACGGACGAGCCCCCGCCGCACGACGACCGTGCGGAGACCGAACTGCAGGCCCTCGCCGACCGGGGCGTCCAGGTGGCCGTCGCCGGGACGCCGTCCGCCGGTCCGGAGCGGGGCCGCCCCGAGGTGCCGATGCCCACGCCCCGCAGGGCGGCGCCGCAGGGCGGAAACCACTCCGGCGGCCACCCCGGAAACCACAACCACCCGGGACCGTCCGCGGGTGCGCCGGGCGGCCCACCTCCCGGCCATCTGCGGTCCGCACCGGCGGCCGCGGCGCCGCCCCGGGTGGCGGACATGGCACCCAGGCGCCGCTGA